CGGACCTCGAACACATAGTCCGTCTCCAGGGTCTCCTTGCCGCTGCTCCCCGCCCGCCGGTCGAGGAGCCGTCCGAGCGGGCGAAGCAGCGTGTTCGCGAGCATCACGATCAGCGTCCCGCCGGCGGCGACCGCGAGGAGGCCGCCGCCGGCGAGAGCGCCGACCGCGGCGGACGCCCACAGCGTCGCCGCGGTGTTGAGGCCGGAGACGGATGCGCCCTGCTTCATGATGACGCCCGCGCCGAGGAAGCCGATGCCCGAGACGATCTGGGCCGCCACCCGGGTCGGATCGGCGTCCGGACCGTGGAAGCTGTAGGCGCCCATCACGACGAACAGGGCGGCGCCCAGACTCACGAGCGCGTTGGTGCGCACACCGGCTGTGCGGGCCCGCCACTGGCGTTCCAGGCCGATGAGGGCGCCGCAACCGACCGCGAGAAGCACTCTCAGGGCGATGTCGACGGTGAGCGTCATGACATCCTCTTCTCCTAGATCAAGGTGCCATACCGGCGGATGAAGACCTTCTTCAGCACCTCTGTGAGCGCACAGTAGGCGGCCAGCGTCGCGATCAGCCAGGGGAAGTAGGTCCACGGCAGCGATACCAGTCCCAGCTGGTGACCCCAGCCGATGAAGGGAAGCACCAGGCCGAAAGCGCACACGGCTCCCGTCGCCAGCAGCACCGGCAGGCTCGCCCGGGACCGGACGAAGGGCAGGTGCTTCGTCCGCAGCATGTGGACGATGAGGGTCTGCGAGATGATCGACTCGATGAACCAGCCCGACTGGAACAGGGCCGCGTGCGCGGGGCTGTTCGCCTGGAAGACGAACCACATGAGCGCATAGGTCGTGATGTCGAAGATCGAGGAGATCGGCCCGATGCGGATCATGAAGGCGGACAGGCTCTTCGACTCCCACGCGCGCGGCTTCCTCAGCTCGTCTTTGTCGACGTTGTCCCACGGCAGGGTGAGCATCGAGAGATCGTAGGTGAGGTTCTGCACGAGCACGACGACGGGGATCATCGGGATGAACGGGAGCAGCGCGCTCGCGACGAGCACCGAGAACATATTGCCGAAGTTCGAGGACGCAGTCATCTTGATGTACTTCATCGCGTTCACGAAGGTGCGCCGGCCCTCGATCACGCCGCCTTCGAGCACCGTGAGGTCCTTCTCGAGCAGGATGATGTCCGCCGACTCCTTGGCGATGTCCACCGCCGTGTCGACCGAGATCCCCACATCCGCGGCGCGCATGGCGGCGGTGTCGTTGATGCCGTCGCCGAGGTAACCGACAGTGTGGCCGTGTACGCGCATCGCCTCCACGATCCTGGCCTTCTGGGCGGGTGCGACCTTCGCGAAGACACTGGTCTCCTCGGCCAGCTGGCCGAGCTCCTCGATCGTCAGCTCGTCCGTCTCCGGGCCGAGCACGATCGTGCCGGGGTCGATGCCGACCTTGACGCAGACGGCGGCTGCGACCAGCGCGTTGTCGCCGGTGATCACTTTCACGTCCGTGCCGTGCTTGCGCAGGCTGGCGATCGCGGCTCCCGCACTGGCCTTCGGCGGGTCGAGGAAAGCCAGGAAGCCGAGGAGGGTCAGCTCCGTCTCGTCGTCGCGGGAGTACTCGGTGCGCTCGCCGCCGTCGAACTCGCGCACGGCGACCGCGAGCACCCGCAGCCCCTGCTCGTTGCGCTCGGCGATGAGTTGGTCGATCTCGGCCAGCCGGCCCGGGGAGAGCTCCACATCCACTCCGCCGACCCGCTCGGAGACGCATGCTGCCAGCATTTCCTCGGCGGCGCCCTTCGCGATGAGGACGTGCGCGTCTCCGCGATCCACCACGACCGACATGCGCCGCCGCTCGAAGTCGAACGGCAGCTCGTCGACGAAGATCCACTCGCGCCGGATGCGGTCGAGCTCGTCCGGACCGGCGGCGGCCACGACCGCCTCGTCCAGGAGGTTGCGCAGACCGGTCTGGAACAGAGAGTTCGCGGCAGCATAGCCCAGCATCGTCTCGCTGGTGCGACCCGCCGTGTTGAGGTGCTGTTCGAGCACGATGCGGTCCTCGGTGAGCGTGCCCGTCTTGTCCGTCGCCAGGATGTCGATGGCTCCGAGGTTCTGGATGGAGTTGAGCCGCTTCACGATCACCTTGCGCTTGGCCATGAACTGCGCTCCCTTGGCCAGGTTCGCCGTGACGATCAGGGGAAGCATCTCCGGCGTGAGGCCGACGGCCGTGGTCACCCCGAACAGGAAAGCGCTGGTCCAGTCCTTGGTGAGCCCATTGATGACGAACACCGTCGGCACCATGACCAGCATGAACCGGATGAGCGTGACCGTGACCCGGCGGATGCCGGTGTCGAAGGCTGTCTCGGGGCGCGCGCCGACGACCGCAGAGGAGAGGCTGCCGAACGACGTGGAGCGGCCCGTGCCGATCACGACGCCCGTCCCCGATCCGGAGACCACGGAGGTTCCCATGAACCCCAGGTTCGGGGCGTCCAGCAGATTCGCCTCGGTGACGCCGTCCACCGGGTCCACGGACTTCTCCGCGGGCAGGGACTCGCCGGTGAGCATGGACTGGTTCACCTGAAGGTCCTTCGCCCGCACGATGCGCAGGTCGGCCGGGACCATGTCGCCGGCGGCCAGATGCACGATGTCGCCGCGCACCACATCCTCCACCGGGATCTCGCCCGTCACCGGCGTGCCGTGGGAGGTCCGGGTGACAGCGGTGGTCGTGCGGACCATCGCCCGCAGTTGCTCCGCGGCGCGCGTGGAGCGGTACTCCTGCCAGAACCGCAGCGTCGCGCTGACGAGCACCATGATGCTCACCGTGACAACGCCGGTGTAGTCGGGCCCGTCGGCGGGGTCGGCGAGCACCACATCGGTGAACACCATCACGACCACCAGGAACAGCAGGATGAGGATGAACGGATTCGCGAACGTGGCGAGGAACTGCACGATCGCCGGTGCGGGCTTGCCGTGGTCCACGGCCTTGTCGCCGAACCGGGCGCGGCGGCTGCGCGCCGCCTCCGGGGTGAGGCCGTTCAGATCGGTGTCGAACGAGCGGATTGTGGCCTCTGCGGGGAGCCGTGCGGACTCCACCAGAACGCGCTGCTGCCCGGCGGGCAGCGAGCCGCGGCGGGTCTCCTGGCGAACGGTTTGCGGGGTGGCGCGGCCATCGGGCACGGCGGGGTTCAGGATGTCGAGATCGGTGCGGAAGAAGGGGCGCATGAGAGGTCTCTCCTCGGATTTCGGACGCGACAAAGCACCGGCCGCCGGGGAGCGGCCGGGCCGGTTCGCGCATCAGCGCTGGGGGTGGGATAGGTGCGGGGGAGCCCGCGGAGACGACGCTCAGGACGGAGGTCGGGGAGACCGTGCCGGAGCGGCCCCGCGAGCGCGGGGAGATCGACTGTCGTAGTCGCTCATCGGGTCACCTCCTTTTCGGCCGGAACGCATCAGGCAGGTGGGAGCCTGACATCACGTGCGTCATCGAGCGGTACTTCCACGTAAGAGTTTCGGCACTGCGCGACGTGTCCCGCCGGGCGGGAAGCCACCTGGGGTCACCCCTTAGGCCGGGGAGACCTGTCCTGATCTTGGGCGTCTCTCGACGTCGTCAGATCAGTGGCCTGTGTTCACGCAGAAGCCTCACCTAACGAAGTGCTCTGCTGCGAACATGGTAACACGCCTTCCCCGCGGAGAGCCACATCCTGAGCGTTTTCGAACAAACAATCGTTATGTCTCTCCTGCGCGCCCTCCACGCTCCCGCTCAATCGCCGCCCAGCCCTCTCCTCTGCGCCACTCAATGCACCGGGAAAACCACTCTCGCGCATGGCCCGGTGCTCGAGAGGTACAGATGCCGGCGATCTCCGCCGAACGCCCGATCCCGAAACACCCGTTCCCTCCAGGAGTCGCCACGCTATCCCACCGCCGGACCGGCTCAGCCCTCGCGGGCATCGCGGCCGGTGAAGCCGGCGGACTCGATTGTTCTCCGCACCGATCACGGAGCGGTCACCCGCACGCTGAAGCGGATGGGCTGGTCTCCGTCGTGGCGCAGCACGACCTCCGCTGTGCCGAGCCGCAGCGGGACGATCCCGGGATTGGTGGAGAACGTGCTGTGGACCGCACCGTCCTGGAAGCGCACCACCCCCGGCGGAGCGAGCGTCGCCGACCACCCCGTGACCGCGCTGTCGCCGGTGGCGATGTTCAGCGCGGTCGAGCGCGGCAGCTCGACGACGCGGCCCTCGAGCTCGCCGACGGCGACGGTCACCGGCGCTGCGACAGGGGTGGTCATCGCCGGAGACTCCGGGGATCCGGCGCATCCGGCGAGCGCCGAGACCGCCGCGCCGGCCGTCAGCACGGCGATCATCGTTCTTACGGCTCTCATACGGCGTCCTTCCGTCCGATTCGATACCGCCTACGCTACGACAGCCCAAGGTCGTCGCGAGATTGGAGAGAACGAATGATCTTCCTTTTCCCCCACGAGGTGAGCACGGTCGCACAGGCCGTCCGAGCCGGCCGATCGGTCGGCGTGTCGGGA
This genomic window from Leifsonia xyli subsp. cynodontis DSM 46306 contains:
- the mgtA gene encoding magnesium-translocating P-type ATPase, whose amino-acid sequence is MRPFFRTDLDILNPAVPDGRATPQTVRQETRRGSLPAGQQRVLVESARLPAEATIRSFDTDLNGLTPEAARSRRARFGDKAVDHGKPAPAIVQFLATFANPFILILLFLVVVMVFTDVVLADPADGPDYTGVVTVSIMVLVSATLRFWQEYRSTRAAEQLRAMVRTTTAVTRTSHGTPVTGEIPVEDVVRGDIVHLAAGDMVPADLRIVRAKDLQVNQSMLTGESLPAEKSVDPVDGVTEANLLDAPNLGFMGTSVVSGSGTGVVIGTGRSTSFGSLSSAVVGARPETAFDTGIRRVTVTLIRFMLVMVPTVFVINGLTKDWTSAFLFGVTTAVGLTPEMLPLIVTANLAKGAQFMAKRKVIVKRLNSIQNLGAIDILATDKTGTLTEDRIVLEQHLNTAGRTSETMLGYAAANSLFQTGLRNLLDEAVVAAAGPDELDRIRREWIFVDELPFDFERRRMSVVVDRGDAHVLIAKGAAEEMLAACVSERVGGVDVELSPGRLAEIDQLIAERNEQGLRVLAVAVREFDGGERTEYSRDDETELTLLGFLAFLDPPKASAGAAIASLRKHGTDVKVITGDNALVAAAVCVKVGIDPGTIVLGPETDELTIEELGQLAEETSVFAKVAPAQKARIVEAMRVHGHTVGYLGDGINDTAAMRAADVGISVDTAVDIAKESADIILLEKDLTVLEGGVIEGRRTFVNAMKYIKMTASSNFGNMFSVLVASALLPFIPMIPVVVLVQNLTYDLSMLTLPWDNVDKDELRKPRAWESKSLSAFMIRIGPISSIFDITTYALMWFVFQANSPAHAALFQSGWFIESIISQTLIVHMLRTKHLPFVRSRASLPVLLATGAVCAFGLVLPFIGWGHQLGLVSLPWTYFPWLIATLAAYCALTEVLKKVFIRRYGTLI
- a CDS encoding MgtC/SapB family protein, translated to MTLTVDIALRVLLAVGCGALIGLERQWRARTAGVRTNALVSLGAALFVVMGAYSFHGPDADPTRVAAQIVSGIGFLGAGVIMKQGASVSGLNTAATLWASAAVGALAGGGLLAVAAGGTLIVMLANTLLRPLGRLLDRRAGSSGKETLETDYVFEVRCRVEAEVEVRALVFEAVHRPGFVVRSITAADEPDGAVLITAAVHSDERDDHKIEEALAAVVVSEAVTAVRWSASETAMAD